DNA from Acidobacteriota bacterium:
GGCAAACTCTAGGCCCGAGGGAGCACCATGTCCGATATCGACATCGTCGAAAGCCTGAAGCGGGACCTGGGGGCCAAGGCCCTCGAGGTCGCCAATCCCGACCGGCGCCGCATCTTCGTCAAGGTCGCGCCGGCGGACCTGATCGCGGCCGTCACCCTGCTCCGCGATAAATACGATTGCGCCTACCTGGCCACGATCACCGGCCTGGACAAGGGCGAGACGCTCGAGATCCTGTACCATTTCGCCTCGACGGCGGCCAGCCTGACCGTGCGGACCGAGGTCCCGCGGACCGCACCGCGCCTCGCCTCCATCTGCCCCGTCATCCCGGGCGCGATCTTCTATGAGCGCGAGATCCAGGAGATGTTCGGGATCGCCGTCGAGGGGATCCCCGATCCCCGCCGCCTCAACCTGCCGGACGACTGGCCCGAGGACCAGCACCCGTTGAGGAAGGACTGGAAGCACGTCCGGCCGGCCGAAGTCATCCCCGGAGGAAAGTCATGAGCTTCAAGATCCCGATCGGCCCGCAGCACCCCGCCCTCAAGGAGCCGA
Protein-coding regions in this window:
- a CDS encoding NADH-quinone oxidoreductase subunit C, whose protein sequence is MSDIDIVESLKRDLGAKALEVANPDRRRIFVKVAPADLIAAVTLLRDKYDCAYLATITGLDKGETLEILYHFASTAASLTVRTEVPRTAPRLASICPVIPGAIFYEREIQEMFGIAVEGIPDPRRLNLPDDWPEDQHPLRKDWKHVRPAEVIPGGKS